The following proteins are co-located in the Psychrobium sp. MM17-31 genome:
- a CDS encoding CNNM domain-containing protein, with the protein MDDISTLTLFGILFGLILLSAYFSSSETGMMSINRYRLRHQVKNKNRAAKRVDTLLQRPDRLIGLILIGNNLVNIAAASLATIIATRLYGPNLGPAIATGALTLIVLIFAEVTPKTIAALHPERVAFPSSLILLPLLKIMYPFVWLVNIITNGLLRMIGISSSKEGDNQLNSDELRSIVSETSGMIPEKHQQMLTSILDLEKVTVEDIMIPRSEIGSIDINDEWKNIQRQLSHLQHTRILLYRDKIDDAVGFIHARDLMHLQSKDQFDKSNLIRSVRELYFIHEATSLNVQLLKFQENKERIGLVVDEYGDIQGLVTLEDILEEIVGEFTTNVSPTISEEIQLQDDGSYLVEGSMNIREMNREMDWHFPTDGPKTINGLLLEYFQDIPNEGLSIRLAGYPVEIINVENNMVQTIRIIPELYQAEKDQEVEED; encoded by the coding sequence TTGGACGACATATCTACCCTAACGCTCTTTGGGATCCTGTTCGGACTAATTTTACTATCAGCTTACTTCTCTAGTTCTGAAACAGGCATGATGTCGATTAATCGCTATCGATTACGCCATCAAGTCAAAAACAAAAATCGAGCGGCAAAGCGCGTCGATACCTTGTTACAGCGCCCGGATCGTCTTATCGGCCTCATTCTTATAGGCAATAACCTAGTAAACATTGCCGCCGCATCGCTAGCGACAATTATCGCAACGCGTTTGTATGGCCCTAATTTAGGCCCTGCAATTGCTACTGGTGCTCTAACGCTAATCGTTTTGATTTTTGCCGAAGTGACGCCAAAAACCATTGCTGCACTGCACCCCGAGCGCGTTGCTTTTCCGAGTTCATTGATTTTATTGCCACTACTAAAAATCATGTACCCATTTGTATGGTTGGTAAATATCATTACCAACGGTTTACTGCGGATGATTGGTATTAGCTCGTCGAAAGAAGGTGATAATCAATTAAACTCCGATGAACTGCGCTCCATTGTGAGTGAAACCTCAGGCATGATCCCAGAAAAGCATCAGCAGATGCTGACCAGTATTCTCGATTTAGAGAAGGTAACGGTTGAAGATATTATGATCCCGCGCAGTGAGATCGGCAGTATCGATATCAACGACGAATGGAAGAATATTCAACGCCAGTTGAGCCATTTGCAACACACGCGCATCCTGTTATATCGCGACAAAATTGATGACGCAGTAGGCTTTATTCACGCTCGTGATTTAATGCATTTACAATCGAAAGATCAGTTTGATAAATCAAACCTGATCCGCTCTGTTCGCGAGCTTTACTTTATTCACGAAGCAACCAGCCTCAACGTGCAGTTGCTTAAGTTCCAAGAGAATAAAGAGCGCATCGGTCTCGTCGTTGACGAATATGGTGACATTCAAGGCCTAGTAACCCTAGAAGATATCCTAGAAGAGATTGTTGGAGAATTTACCACCAACGTATCACCAACCATCAGCGAAGAAATTCAGCTGCAAGATGACGGTAGTTACCTCGTTGAGGGCAGCATGAACATTCGTGAAATGAACCGCGAAATGGACTGGCACTTCCCAACCGATGGCCCAAAAACCATTAACGGTTTGTTATTAGAATACTTCCAAGACATTCCTAACGAAGGCTTGAGTATTCGCCTTGCTGGCTATCCGGTAGAAATCATTAATGTGGAAAACAACATGGTGCAAACCATCCGCATTATTCCAGAGCTCTACCAAGCGGAAAAAGACCAAGAAGTCGAAGAAGACTAA
- the ccsA gene encoding cytochrome c biogenesis protein CcsA, giving the protein MWIDISSFGAAVSYGVCLTLVLRSLFAHAPLNEKLVFGCALIGIGFHSVALGNVILSSDGPNMSMLVVASIVSWLIAALLTVAIRKFAIVTLLPVVFGFALLAVLGVWLVPSSYITHFETRPGLLLHITIALNAYSTLVIAAFYAIQLHMIDSRLKSKKLNIASTPLPPLMTVEKQLYQLIMTGAVLLTLSLASGFFFLENMLAQGQAHKTALSVLAWGCYSYLLWQHHQQGVKIKTSVHITIVGAGLLTLAYFGSRFITEILLS; this is encoded by the coding sequence ATGTGGATTGACATTTCATCATTTGGCGCAGCCGTTAGTTACGGTGTTTGCCTAACCCTAGTATTACGCAGCTTATTCGCTCATGCTCCTCTAAACGAGAAATTAGTATTTGGCTGCGCGCTCATTGGTATCGGCTTTCACAGTGTTGCCTTAGGTAACGTAATTCTAAGCAGCGATGGCCCGAATATGAGCATGTTAGTGGTCGCTTCTATTGTCAGTTGGCTCATTGCCGCCCTACTTACTGTTGCTATTCGCAAATTTGCCATCGTCACTTTACTCCCCGTAGTCTTTGGTTTTGCCTTGTTAGCGGTTCTCGGTGTATGGCTGGTGCCTTCAAGCTATATCACTCATTTTGAGACTCGCCCAGGCCTGTTACTTCACATAACTATTGCTTTAAATGCATACAGCACCTTGGTCATTGCCGCATTCTATGCCATTCAATTACACATGATTGACTCGCGCCTAAAGAGTAAAAAACTCAATATTGCTAGCACCCCACTGCCGCCACTGATGACAGTAGAAAAGCAGCTTTATCAACTTATTATGACTGGCGCCGTATTACTGACGCTTTCACTCGCCAGTGGCTTCTTCTTCCTAGAAAATATGCTTGCTCAAGGGCAAGCACATAAAACGGCATTATCTGTTCTCGCTTGGGGCTGCTATAGCTACTTGTTGTGGCAACACCACCAGCAAGGAGTGAAAATTAAAACCTCGGTTCACATCACTATTGTTGGCGCTGGCTTGCTGACCTTGGCCTATTTCGGTAGTCGCTTTATCACTGAAATATTGCTGAGCTAG